The Plasmodium vivax chromosome 12, whole genome shotgun sequence genomic interval gaCGCACTTTTCCAGCcaagtttttttccttttttcaccccaaactgcaaacgaaaaggaaaaatcataaaatgcgaaaaatgtgaagcggCGCAAAACGCAAAGCCAAATCGCGTAACGCGGGACGAGCAGCaggaaaataacaaaatgaagcgcGATGGGAAGGAGGGCGCGAAAGAAAATCCTGGCCACCTGCAAAAACGACAAATGGTGACTCAGGGCTACCACGCGAAATCGCCAAATGAGGGGAaacaccaaaaggggggaaacacaaaCGAAGAGGAGATGGAAAAATTTACGAAGAATGAACCAACCCATCGCGACGAATCGTCCACATCCCGGGGAAACACGAACATTGCCGAATCGAAGCGGAATCTGCAAAACCTGCTGGGGTCCTACTACTCCAGTGATGAAGAAAGCGAAGGGGGGTCCCAACGGAGAGGGGACCTCGCGCAGGGAGATGCCGCTGAGGATGCCACGGAGGATGCCCCTCACGATGCCGCCCCGGATGAGGATAACACGGATAGTCAAAGTGAGGGTGCCCCCGATGATGAAGGTGACGCACAGCAGGGGAAACAACAAACAGAACAGAATAGAGGCAACCACGGGAAGACGCCAAAgggaaaggaggaagagtCCCCCCCACCCCTGCGAAGTCCCCCCGAGGGAGAAGAAACCAAAATGAAttacgaagaggaagaaccgGCCAGTCAACAGCaagatgtaaaaaaaaaaagacgcacATCTCCCCCGAGATGGAATAAGTACCAAAAAACAAGTGACAACGCAAGCGAAAATAAATCTCCACACATGGCTGGAAATGTTAACtacaatgtaaaaaattggcaaagtTCATTGCATAGGGGATGTAATGCAGGCCCCACTTGGGGAGCCAACCCTACGCAGGTGAACTATCAGCAGCCCCcgtggggaggaaaaagctattttcataatataaattcaGGTGCAGGCAGGCAGTACCCTTATGATGGGAGTGGCCAGTATGCGTATAACTACGGCGCGCCTACTCCCCCCAAGGGAACCCCCCAAAGCGTAAGCGGCATAGGCGGCCTAAACAGCATTAGCAGCATTAGCAGCCTAAACAACCTGTCGCTCACCAACTTTGGCTTCTCAACGAAGAAAGAAATCAACGTGAGTCTGGAAAACATCCCCGTGATAGACCAGAGGCAAATTCTGAGTGACTGGAAACCCACCATCCcagaggaaaaaacaaaaagccAAAAATACAACATAAAAACGAAGGTGTATAATGCGGCCAGCAACACCTTCGATAGGGTAATCATCCACGGGAATAAGCAAAAGCGGAAGCATCAGATAAACTGGCTAGCAAAGGAGGCTGTGGAGAAGGAGTACGAAATTTTGCAGAAGACCAACTACGGCAAAAGAAGGACCACGAGCGATAAGTATGGCTGGTAAAATGGCGGTAAAAATGGCGGTAAAAGTggcggcaaaaatgggatgaTATTCCATccattttctatttttatgtgcacttttttttctttttttttgtaacatcttttccccccctgtcaccgcttccccttttttgtgattttcTCAAACGCGACAGTTGTGTAGTGATTCGTCTGATGTGCCCCTTTTGGCATTTGCACCTGGCCATCTGtatgctcctcccccccccgtggctAAACTAcgcccctttattttttagtaaacttttttttttccttcctttcacTTGAGAGTGAATGCCAAACGGGTGGGACGCACCAGTAAAGCCTTTAAATAACCGAGCGAACAGGTGCACGGTAAGACTGTATTGCCCAGCCAATGGCAGTGGCAATTCCCTGGCTGCACTACCACTTCCACGGGGAAGATGCAATCGATTCTACATAATCACAGGTGGGTACTAAattcgttattttatttgttattcgtttttgcgagaaaaaatgaacaggcataaaaaaaaaagaaaaaaaaaaggtcaccACATATGGGTGGAAAGACACTTTCCCATAAACTTAGTTTGTGTGCAGTTGAGTAGTTCCTATTCACATTCACTTCCAACCTTTTAAGTGTTCCccatttgccctttttgGCATAAAATTGGTCAACGCCGCAAAAAGCTACAGCTAGGTTAACTCATTTTGCACAGGACACCACACTGTATGTGTAACTACATCTCGCAAAGGCCTCTCCAGATGGTACTTGAAAAGGTGATCCAATTCGctctcttccatttttatggcCATGGTAAAAAGGGGCCTACTACACACCCAGAGGGTAATAAGCGGACGCATGTCATATGCCCCCTTTCCCGTGCCACACTTAACGGGTTGCCTCACCCAGTTGAGgtaaacacacacacacacctgCGGTGGGTCCACACagtatatatacattctGCATATCATACCAACTGAAGCGTAAACGttcctttgcaaaaatgtgcagaaaATGAACCAGGTGATGGAGGAGATGCTTCTCCGCTTGGATGCTATGTGAAAGTTTTCTTCGAAGAGGTCTCCCCTTCAGTGCCCACACTTTTATGGCATCATACATGGAAGCGCTAGTTCATCCCATCTTTCGTATCCCACATattaaaggggggaaaaaaaaaaaaaaaaaaaaaaaaagaagaaaaggttTATTCCTCCTGTGACTCCTCAGAATCACCTTCACCTCCTCCAACCTTCTCTATCAAGTGTTTATAAAACTTAATAATTTCATCCGATTCgtacataataaaatcatGTATTTCGAGTGCGGGGACTTgaatttttcctcctttttcattcAGCTCAGCGAAGAAGATGCTTCTATCGATGGAACTTCCCTTGTTAATATTCTTCATCAAAACGACAATTGGCTTCTCCGTTTGGACTAACTCTTCCAAATTGCTATCCTCATGAAAATCAATTATTTCTACATGTTGGTTGCCCTTTATAGAATCCGTAACCTTTGTGCAGTAGGAACATATGGAGCTGTGGTAGATGTACGTTACGTATTGGCTCTTCACTGGCTCTGCATCTATCTTCGTTATTAGCTCCTGCGCGTTGCTAATCACTTGGTGCTTCTGTGCCGGGTTGCCGCCGGGCGTGCCATTGTGCTCACTTCGACAGAATCctaggaaggaaaaaactatggccaaaaggagaaacgcGTTCATGGTGCTCgcataaaataaagtgagaaaataaaaaaagggaaagtcAAAGTCAGTTGCGAATGCGGTAAACGCCTCAGAAAAGGGTCAATGAAAGGGTAGTAAATAAATTGcggtgaaaaagaaaaaaaaaataacttat includes:
- a CDS encoding hypothetical protein, conserved (encoded by transcript PVX_083485A); its protein translation is MKRDGKEGAKENPGHLQKRQMVTQGYHAKSPNEGKHQKGGNTNEEEMEKFTKNEPTHRDESSTSRGNTNIAESKRNLQNLLGSYYSSDEESEGGSQRRGDLAQGDAAEDATEDAPHDAAPDEDNTDSQSEGAPDDEGDAQQGKQQTEQNRGNHGKTPKGKEEESPPPLRSPPEGEETKMNYEEEEPASQQQDVKKKRRTSPPRWNKYQKTSDNASENKSPHMAGNVNYNVKNWQSSLHRGCNAGPTWGANPTQVNYQQPPWGGKSYFHNINSGAGRQYPYDGSGQYAYNYGAPTPPKGTPQSVSGIGGLNSISSISSLNNLSLTNFGFSTKKEINVSLENIPVIDQRQILSDWKPTIPEEKTKSQKYNIKTKVYNAASNTFDRVIIHGNKQKRKHQINWLAKEAVEKEYEILQKTNYGKRRTTSDKYGW
- a CDS encoding hypothetical protein, conserved (encoded by transcript PVX_083480A), giving the protein MNAFLLLAIVFSFLGFCRSEHNGTPGGNPAQKHQVISNAQELITKIDAEPVKSQYVTYIYHSSICSYCTKVTDSIKGNQHVEIIDFHEDSNLEELVQTEKPIVVLMKNINKGSSIDRSIFFAELNEKGGKIQVPALEIHDFIMYESDEIIKFYKHLIEKVGGGEGDSEESQEE